A single region of the Streptomyces sp. ITFR-16 genome encodes:
- a CDS encoding class I SAM-dependent methyltransferase has product MRPIGTATRGTTNPNRLRRMDRWIAATHGPALRRADAPVAVDLGYGAAPWTAVELLARLRTAEPRTAVVGIEISPERVEAARPYEREGLTFRHGGFEIPLPGRPALIRAANVLRQYDEEEVAAVWERLCGRLAPGGLLVEGTCDEIGRRHVWVALGPEGPRTVTFATRLGSLGRPSDLAERLPKALIHRNVPGEPVHAFLRDFDRAWAAAAPYASLGARQRWITAVRALADDWPLTDGVRRWRQGEVTVKWSALRPER; this is encoded by the coding sequence CCCGCGGGACCACCAACCCGAACCGGCTGCGCCGCATGGACCGCTGGATCGCCGCCACCCACGGCCCCGCCCTGCGCCGCGCCGACGCCCCCGTGGCGGTCGACCTCGGGTACGGCGCGGCCCCCTGGACCGCCGTGGAGCTGCTGGCCCGGCTGCGCACCGCCGAGCCGCGCACCGCGGTGGTCGGCATCGAGATTTCCCCGGAGCGGGTCGAGGCGGCCCGGCCGTACGAGCGTGAGGGCCTCACCTTCCGGCACGGCGGCTTCGAGATCCCGCTGCCCGGCCGCCCGGCGCTGATCCGGGCGGCGAACGTGCTGCGCCAGTACGACGAGGAGGAGGTCGCCGCGGTCTGGGAGCGGCTGTGCGGGCGGCTGGCGCCGGGCGGGCTGCTGGTGGAGGGCACCTGCGACGAGATCGGGCGCCGCCATGTCTGGGTGGCGCTGGGGCCGGAGGGCCCGCGCACGGTGACCTTCGCGACCCGGCTCGGCTCGCTGGGCCGGCCATCCGATCTCGCGGAGCGGCTGCCGAAGGCGCTCATCCACCGCAATGTGCCGGGCGAGCCGGTGCACGCGTTCCTGCGCGACTTCGACCGGGCGTGGGCGGCGGCGGCCCCGTACGCCTCGCTCGGCGCCCGGCAGCGCTGGATCACCGCCGTCCGGGCCCTGGCGGACGACTGGCCGCTGACCGACGGGGTACGGAGGTGGCGGCAGGGCGAAGTGACGGTGAAGTGGAGCGCGCTGCGGCCCGAGCGGTAG
- a CDS encoding NlpC/P60 family protein, producing MYRRHCAAAAITLVCALAVLAAPVPALAAPAPPSPTAPPEPEPKKSLEEVRQEIDGLYRAAGAATDAYNLAEEKAKKQSSEIVKLAQAIVEGQARIAELKSRAGAQAREEYRNAGLPPGARLMLSGDPQLFLDGVSRARQGQQAAKGLLGELNRTQEDLETYTQDASTNWTKLEANRVKQAKAKKKINAQIAAAKKLESHLEKKEKARLLALEQEEAYKSQTAWLGSGALKEINREASPSGKKAVAFATAQIGKPYVWGAEGPKSYDCSGLTSQAWAAAGRPIPRTSQEQWRLLPHIAIQDMRPGDLIIYHSDATHVGMYIGDGAIVHAPRPGRNVTLAGAGSMEILGVVRPDK from the coding sequence GTGTACCGACGTCACTGTGCCGCCGCTGCCATCACCCTGGTCTGCGCGCTCGCCGTACTCGCCGCGCCGGTCCCGGCCCTCGCCGCGCCCGCGCCGCCCTCCCCCACCGCACCGCCGGAGCCGGAGCCGAAGAAGAGCCTGGAGGAGGTCCGCCAGGAAATCGACGGGCTGTACCGGGCCGCGGGGGCCGCGACGGACGCGTACAACCTCGCCGAGGAGAAGGCGAAGAAGCAGTCGAGCGAGATCGTCAAACTGGCGCAGGCCATAGTCGAGGGCCAGGCGAGGATCGCCGAGCTCAAGAGCAGAGCCGGCGCACAGGCCCGCGAGGAGTACCGCAACGCCGGACTGCCGCCGGGCGCCCGGCTGATGCTCAGCGGCGACCCGCAGCTCTTCCTCGACGGCGTGAGCCGGGCCCGCCAGGGCCAGCAGGCCGCCAAGGGGCTTCTGGGCGAACTGAACAGGACCCAGGAGGACTTGGAGACGTACACCCAGGACGCCAGCACCAACTGGACCAAGCTCGAAGCCAACCGCGTGAAGCAGGCCAAGGCCAAGAAGAAGATCAACGCGCAGATCGCGGCGGCCAAGAAGCTGGAGTCCCACCTGGAGAAGAAGGAGAAGGCCCGCCTCCTCGCGCTCGAACAGGAGGAGGCGTACAAGTCGCAGACCGCGTGGCTCGGCTCCGGCGCGCTCAAGGAGATCAACCGCGAGGCCAGCCCCAGCGGCAAGAAGGCGGTGGCCTTCGCGACCGCCCAGATCGGCAAGCCGTACGTATGGGGGGCCGAGGGCCCCAAGTCGTACGACTGCTCCGGGCTGACGTCCCAGGCCTGGGCGGCGGCCGGACGGCCGATCCCGCGCACCTCGCAGGAGCAGTGGCGCCTGCTCCCGCACATCGCGATCCAGGACATGCGCCCCGGCGACCTGATCATCTACCACAGCGACGCCACGCACGTCGGGATGTACATCGGCGACGGCGCGATCGTGCACGCCCCGCGCCCCGGCCGCAACGTCACCCTCGCGGGTGCGGGCTCCATGGAGATACTCGGCGTCGTCCGCCCGGACAAGTAG
- a CDS encoding SpoIIE family protein phosphatase, with protein MPVPVPQQRSEPAAETSNGADLTLLVIEDDPAGTITVPELSAAAGARVRIRAARNLTEAGRLLTDDVDCILLDLALPSDAETRAGGEDEADELATLKHVLRIAPRHAVLALTAEDDAELAAEAVRVGAQDYLFRGELDGRLLSRAIRYAVERKRADVAHHQLTESRLRAQENARLERGLLPTPLLEGSDLRFAARYRPGRSRALLGGDFYDTVRTPDGTVHAMIGDVCGHGPDEAALGVELRIAWRALTLAGLCGDQLLSTLQQVLEHERESEEIFATLCTVDIAPDGRRAGLCLAGHPAPLIARHGRAAQLLPYEDGGPALGLLPRARWPRRQVELGGSWSLMMYTDGLIEGRVGNGTQRLGQDGMVAMINRQLGEGLTGEDLLEAAVAQVRELNGGELTDDVAVLLLDRDQDTPRRRARIPRPRPGHVSAAGAQRPPL; from the coding sequence ATGCCCGTACCCGTACCGCAGCAGCGTTCCGAGCCCGCTGCGGAGACCAGCAATGGCGCCGACCTCACCCTCCTGGTGATCGAGGACGACCCGGCGGGCACCATCACCGTCCCCGAACTGTCGGCGGCGGCCGGCGCCCGGGTCCGCATCCGCGCCGCCCGCAACCTCACCGAGGCGGGCCGGCTGCTCACCGACGACGTGGACTGCATCCTGCTGGACCTGGCCCTGCCGTCGGACGCCGAGACGCGCGCCGGCGGGGAGGACGAGGCGGACGAACTCGCCACGCTCAAGCACGTGCTGCGGATCGCGCCCCGCCACGCCGTCCTCGCCCTCACGGCGGAGGACGACGCCGAGCTGGCCGCCGAGGCGGTCCGGGTGGGCGCGCAGGACTACCTCTTCCGCGGCGAACTGGACGGCAGGCTGCTCAGCCGCGCCATCCGCTACGCCGTCGAGCGCAAGCGCGCGGACGTGGCGCACCACCAGCTCACCGAGTCCCGGCTGCGCGCCCAGGAGAACGCCCGGCTGGAACGCGGCCTGCTCCCCACCCCGCTGCTGGAGGGCTCCGACCTGCGCTTCGCGGCCCGCTACCGCCCCGGCCGCAGCCGGGCGCTGCTCGGCGGGGACTTCTACGACACGGTCCGTACGCCCGACGGCACGGTCCACGCGATGATCGGCGACGTCTGCGGGCACGGCCCGGACGAAGCGGCGCTCGGCGTCGAACTGCGCATCGCCTGGCGGGCGCTGACCCTGGCCGGACTCTGCGGCGACCAACTGCTCTCCACCCTCCAGCAGGTCCTGGAGCACGAGCGGGAGAGCGAGGAGATCTTCGCGACGCTGTGCACGGTGGACATCGCCCCGGACGGCCGCCGCGCGGGCCTGTGCCTGGCGGGCCACCCCGCACCGCTGATCGCCCGCCACGGACGGGCGGCGCAGCTGCTTCCGTACGAGGACGGCGGCCCGGCCCTCGGCCTGCTGCCGCGTGCTCGGTGGCCGCGCCGGCAGGTGGAGCTGGGCGGCTCCTGGAGCCTGATGATGTACACGGACGGGCTGATCGAGGGCCGTGTCGGCAACGGCACGCAGCGGCTCGGCCAGGACGGCATGGTCGCGATGATCAACCGCCAGCTGGGCGAGGGGCTGACCGGCGAGGACCTGCTGGAGGCCGCGGTCGCCCAGGTGCGGGAGCTGAACGGCGGCGAGCTGACCGACGACGTCGCGGTCCTGCTGCTCGACCGCGACCAGGACACCCCGCGCCGGCGCGCGCGCATCCCCCGCCCGCGCCCCGGACACGTGTCGGCCGCAGGGGCTCAACGCCCGCCGTTGTAG
- a CDS encoding DUF2516 family protein — MLLEGFQSFLGLIYTAMLVLAVVALVMAAVAREDAYRAADKQKKSFWLIILGVAVAVNLWVPFLFVQLAGLVASIVFFVDVRPALKAVSGGGRRGGSSSDGPYGPYNGGR, encoded by the coding sequence ATGTTGCTCGAAGGCTTCCAGTCGTTCCTCGGGCTGATCTACACGGCCATGCTCGTCCTCGCAGTGGTCGCGCTGGTCATGGCCGCGGTCGCCCGCGAGGACGCCTACCGCGCCGCGGACAAGCAGAAGAAGTCCTTCTGGCTGATCATCCTGGGCGTCGCGGTGGCGGTGAACCTCTGGGTGCCGTTCCTCTTCGTGCAGCTCGCCGGCCTGGTCGCGTCCATCGTCTTCTTCGTGGACGTACGCCCCGCGCTCAAGGCCGTCTCCGGCGGCGGCCGTCGCGGCGGCTCCAGCAGCGACGGCCCGTACGGCCCCTACAACGGCGGGCGTTGA
- a CDS encoding helix-turn-helix transcriptional regulator, with protein sequence MASLNVGNLGEYLREQRRTAQLSLRQLADAAGVSNPYLSQIERGLRKPSAEVLQQVAKALRISAETLYVRAGILDEREREELETRAVILADPSINERQKSVLLQIYASFRKENGFEDEPVDGEGRASGADAPFNDDGPAADTA encoded by the coding sequence ATGGCATCACTCAACGTCGGCAATCTCGGTGAGTACCTGCGCGAGCAGCGCCGTACCGCGCAGCTCTCGCTGCGGCAGCTCGCCGATGCCGCCGGGGTGTCCAATCCCTATCTCAGCCAGATCGAGCGCGGGCTGCGCAAGCCCAGCGCCGAGGTGTTGCAGCAGGTCGCCAAGGCGCTGCGGATCTCTGCCGAGACCCTGTACGTGCGGGCCGGGATTCTGGACGAGCGGGAGCGGGAGGAGCTGGAGACGCGGGCGGTGATTCTCGCCGATCCGTCGATCAACGAGCGGCAGAAGAGCGTGCTGCTCCAGATCTACGCCTCCTTCCGCAAGGAGAACGGGTTCGAGGACGAGCCCGTGGACGGGGAGGGGCGCGCGTCCGGTGCGGATGCGCCCTTCAACGACGACGGCCCTGCTGCCGATACAGCTTGA
- a CDS encoding aminoglycoside phosphotransferase family protein, giving the protein MTAEGEALVGGMANAGAVFRRGALVDRPAPRNARALHAHLRALKEHGFDAAPTPVALTGDGREQLTFVPGDVALPPFADWAMTRTALESVGSLLRRLHETSAAVGVDTRAAWPGELADPEGGTMLCHNDVCPDNVVFREGRAAALIDFDQAAPGRPLWDVAMTARYWVPLADPASAAAFYPPGLDAPARLRILADSYGLTPQARAELPHVVEQATEVCRSFVTRRVADGDPVYLQALAERGGWSRWDRLQTWLTEHREVFRAALLD; this is encoded by the coding sequence ATGACGGCTGAGGGCGAGGCACTGGTCGGCGGCATGGCGAACGCGGGGGCGGTCTTCCGCCGGGGCGCGCTGGTCGACCGCCCGGCGCCGCGCAACGCCCGCGCCCTGCACGCCCACCTCCGGGCGCTGAAGGAGCACGGCTTCGACGCGGCGCCGACCCCGGTCGCTCTCACCGGGGACGGCCGCGAACAGCTGACCTTCGTCCCCGGCGACGTGGCTCTGCCGCCGTTCGCGGACTGGGCGATGACGCGGACCGCCCTGGAATCGGTGGGGAGCCTGCTGCGGCGCCTGCACGAGACCAGTGCGGCCGTCGGGGTCGACACCCGGGCCGCGTGGCCGGGGGAGCTGGCCGACCCGGAGGGCGGAACGATGCTGTGCCACAACGACGTGTGCCCGGACAACGTGGTCTTCCGCGAGGGCCGCGCCGCCGCCCTGATCGACTTCGACCAGGCGGCCCCGGGCCGCCCCCTCTGGGACGTCGCCATGACCGCCCGCTACTGGGTCCCCCTGGCCGACCCCGCGTCCGCGGCGGCGTTCTACCCCCCGGGGCTGGACGCGCCCGCGCGGCTGCGCATCCTGGCCGACAGCTACGGCCTCACGCCACAGGCCCGCGCCGAGCTGCCCCACGTCGTCGAGCAGGCCACGGAGGTCTGCCGGTCCTTCGTCACCCGCCGCGTGGCCGACGGCGACCCCGTCTACCTCCAGGCGCTGGCCGAACGCGGCGGATGGTCCCGCTGGGACCGCCTCCAGACCTGGCTGACGGAGCACCGCGAGGTGTTCAGGGCGGCCCTGCTGGACTGA
- a CDS encoding NAD(P)H-binding protein — MILVTGATGNIGSALLKELHACGAGPLRGLTRDAARASFPEGVAAAEGDFTDPASVKSALEGVRSVFLVSRIGPDADIIEAARQAGVEHVVLVSSITALTHPHLGPAVENLAVEQLVKDSGMAWTILRPTQFASNALLWAASVREHRAVRAPFADAGLPAVHPADIASVARVALTEPGHRGRTYTLTGPEPVSPRRQVEAIAAALGREVAFTEIGRQEAHAQMVAVVGAEDADAVLDVMGGDVNDELLAVRDTVARVTGRPARRFRQWAEENTAAFR, encoded by the coding sequence ATGATCCTTGTGACCGGAGCCACCGGAAACATCGGCAGTGCACTGCTGAAGGAGTTGCACGCATGCGGGGCCGGGCCGCTGAGAGGGCTCACCCGTGATGCCGCGCGGGCCTCCTTCCCCGAGGGGGTCGCGGCCGCGGAGGGCGACTTCACGGATCCGGCGTCAGTGAAGTCCGCGCTGGAGGGCGTGCGTTCGGTGTTCCTCGTGTCGCGGATCGGCCCGGACGCCGACATCATCGAGGCCGCCCGGCAGGCCGGGGTGGAGCATGTGGTGCTGGTCTCGTCGATCACCGCACTGACACACCCGCACCTGGGCCCCGCCGTCGAGAACCTGGCGGTGGAGCAACTGGTGAAGGACAGCGGGATGGCCTGGACGATCCTGCGGCCGACGCAGTTCGCCTCCAACGCCCTGCTGTGGGCCGCCTCCGTCCGTGAACACCGGGCCGTCCGCGCGCCGTTCGCCGACGCGGGGCTGCCGGCCGTTCACCCCGCGGACATCGCGTCGGTGGCACGGGTGGCGCTCACCGAGCCCGGCCACCGGGGACGGACGTACACCTTGACCGGCCCCGAGCCGGTGTCGCCCCGCCGGCAGGTCGAGGCCATCGCCGCCGCGCTGGGCCGGGAGGTGGCGTTCACCGAGATCGGCCGCCAGGAGGCCCACGCGCAGATGGTCGCGGTCGTCGGGGCCGAGGACGCGGACGCGGTGCTCGACGTCATGGGCGGGGACGTCAACGACGAGCTGCTGGCGGTGCGCGACACGGTCGCGCGGGTCACGGGGCGCCCGGCCCGGCGGTTCCGGCAGTGGGCCGAGGAGAACACCGCCGCGTTCCGCTGA
- a CDS encoding class I SAM-dependent methyltransferase, whose amino-acid sequence MTAAEDRAAAEPDGSLARAAYLRATRDSYDTVASDYELLLRDELAGKPLERAVLAAFAEGARGAGPVADLGCGPGRVTAHLDALGVDAFGVDLSPGMVEVARRTHPGLRFEVGSMTALEPADDSLGGVVAWYSTVHTPPELLPAVFAECHRVLAPGRQMLLAFKAGDRLRHLDRAYGHALSLDVYWMPPERIAGLLEDAGLVVTARLIREPDESERGRQGPQAFFLAHKPVPA is encoded by the coding sequence ATGACCGCAGCCGAAGACCGAGCCGCCGCCGAGCCGGACGGGTCCCTGGCCCGTGCCGCGTACCTGCGGGCCACCCGGGACTCGTACGACACCGTCGCCTCCGACTACGAACTGCTCCTGCGCGACGAGTTGGCCGGCAAGCCGCTGGAGCGGGCCGTGCTCGCCGCGTTCGCGGAAGGGGCGCGCGGGGCCGGGCCGGTCGCCGATCTCGGGTGCGGGCCCGGGCGGGTGACCGCGCACCTCGACGCCCTGGGCGTGGACGCGTTCGGGGTCGATCTGTCGCCCGGGATGGTCGAGGTCGCCCGCCGGACGCACCCGGGGCTGCGGTTCGAGGTGGGGTCCATGACCGCCCTGGAGCCGGCCGACGACAGTCTCGGCGGGGTCGTCGCCTGGTACTCGACCGTGCACACGCCCCCGGAGCTGCTGCCCGCCGTGTTCGCCGAGTGCCACCGGGTGCTGGCGCCCGGGCGGCAGATGCTCCTGGCGTTCAAGGCCGGGGACCGGCTCCGGCATCTGGACCGGGCGTACGGACACGCCCTCTCGCTCGACGTGTACTGGATGCCTCCCGAGCGGATCGCCGGGCTGCTGGAGGACGCCGGGCTCGTCGTCACCGCCCGGCTGATCCGCGAACCCGACGAGAGCGAGCGGGGGCGGCAGGGGCCGCAGGCCTTCTTCCTCGCCCACAAGCCCGTACCGGCGTGA
- a CDS encoding alpha/beta hydrolase, with product MTTFCAAPDGTRLAHRVYGEERPGDPLICVPGGPADSRYLGELGGLSAHRRLIVPDLRGTGRSEVPEDPATYRCDRLVDDIEALRRHLGLARTDLLGHSAGANIAAQYAARYPDRVGRLVLVTPGTRAVGIEITGEERRELAGLRSGEPWFPAAYAALEALTRGEGADWEAVDPFFCGRWDEAARRHRAESRPANPQAVAHFGAEGAFDPPSARRALAEFAGPALLLAGEFDLNSPPRAVAEFAALFPAAAFVVQPGAGHHPWLDDAEAFTSAVAGFLAR from the coding sequence ATGACGACCTTCTGCGCAGCGCCCGACGGAACCCGGCTCGCCCACCGCGTGTACGGGGAGGAGCGGCCCGGCGACCCGCTGATCTGCGTCCCGGGAGGGCCCGCCGACTCCCGCTACCTGGGTGAACTCGGCGGCCTGTCCGCCCATCGCCGTCTGATCGTTCCCGACCTGCGCGGCACGGGCCGGTCCGAGGTCCCCGAGGACCCCGCCACTTACCGCTGCGACCGTCTCGTCGACGACATCGAGGCGCTGCGCCGCCACCTGGGCCTCGCCCGCACGGATCTGCTCGGCCACTCCGCCGGGGCGAACATCGCCGCCCAGTACGCCGCCCGGTACCCGGACCGGGTCGGCAGGCTCGTCCTGGTCACCCCGGGCACCCGGGCCGTGGGCATCGAGATCACGGGGGAGGAGCGCCGGGAACTCGCCGGGCTGCGGAGCGGCGAACCGTGGTTCCCGGCCGCGTACGCCGCGCTGGAGGCGCTCACCCGCGGCGAGGGCGCGGACTGGGAGGCGGTGGACCCGTTCTTCTGCGGCCGCTGGGACGAGGCCGCCCGCCGGCACCGCGCGGAGAGCCGGCCCGCCAACCCGCAGGCCGTCGCGCACTTCGGCGCCGAGGGGGCCTTCGACCCGCCCTCGGCCCGCCGTGCGCTCGCGGAGTTCGCGGGCCCCGCCCTGCTGCTGGCCGGCGAGTTCGACCTGAACAGCCCGCCGCGCGCGGTGGCCGAGTTCGCCGCACTGTTCCCCGCCGCCGCGTTCGTGGTGCAGCCGGGCGCGGGGCACCATCCGTGGCTGGACGACGCCGAGGCGTTCACGTCGGCCGTCGCGGGGTTCCTGGCACGGTGA
- a CDS encoding sigma-70 family RNA polymerase sigma factor, translated as MAGGENTQQDPGTLTEEQAARMLAGMNDVIRAGEEMRRLRAEMIKVFVGFGWTQDRIARLTDMSQPAVSKQVMKHRSDGPPPPVDLALGQGDRPWLEGRLWALAEDIAETYAASARCTPCVDALTRGRKHFTPENVDALRRLVEDDLRRYGEELPAHRAAYDEIARGLDLPSRSAATPAGSPSVRRTLAHRIQRDRLGGLA; from the coding sequence GTGGCAGGCGGAGAGAACACCCAGCAGGACCCCGGGACGCTGACCGAGGAACAGGCCGCGCGGATGCTCGCCGGCATGAACGACGTCATCCGCGCGGGCGAGGAGATGCGCAGGCTCCGCGCCGAGATGATCAAGGTGTTCGTCGGTTTCGGCTGGACCCAGGACCGCATCGCCCGGCTCACCGACATGAGTCAGCCCGCCGTGTCCAAGCAGGTGATGAAGCACCGGAGCGACGGCCCGCCGCCCCCGGTGGACCTCGCGCTCGGCCAGGGCGACCGCCCCTGGCTGGAGGGACGGTTGTGGGCCCTGGCCGAGGACATCGCGGAGACGTACGCCGCCTCCGCCCGCTGCACCCCCTGCGTCGACGCGCTCACGCGCGGCAGGAAGCACTTCACGCCCGAGAACGTCGACGCGCTGCGACGGCTCGTCGAGGACGATCTGCGGCGGTACGGCGAGGAGCTGCCCGCCCACCGGGCCGCGTACGACGAGATCGCCCGGGGTCTGGACCTGCCCTCCCGGTCCGCCGCCACCCCGGCCGGCTCGCCCTCCGTACGCCGCACCCTCGCCCACCGGATCCAGCGCGACCGGCTCGGGGGCCTCGCCTGA
- a CDS encoding DUF4037 domain-containing protein, producing MPGPGPAFLPGLELSRILYEEEVRPLLDEAFPGLPYAAARIGPGSEVLGFDSARSADHDWGPRLDLFLAPRDAAAHGEAIRRLLADRLPKQVRGWPTHFVAADDPLDAVGHMAVTDGPVDHRVLPHDIGAWLTREAGFDATAREPAVRDWLAMPQQRLAGITAGAVFHDGPGLLATARRRLARYPEQVWRYVLACQWQRVSQEEAFVGRCAEAGDALGSAVVAARLVRDLMRLSLLLERRYVPYGKWLGSAFARLDAADALAPSLRGALAATDHPTRERHLCAAYEALAVRQNETGLVDPVDPAPRPYHGRPFLVLHAERLARLLAASITDPDLRGLPLTGVVDQWADSTDLLMGGGGEVLRAASAAVAVR from the coding sequence GTGCCCGGCCCCGGACCCGCCTTCCTGCCCGGTCTGGAGCTCTCCCGGATCCTGTACGAGGAGGAGGTGCGCCCGCTCCTCGACGAGGCCTTCCCCGGTCTGCCGTACGCCGCCGCGCGGATCGGCCCCGGCTCGGAGGTGCTCGGCTTCGACAGCGCGCGGTCGGCCGACCACGACTGGGGCCCGCGCCTCGACCTCTTCCTCGCGCCCCGGGACGCGGCGGCGCACGGCGAGGCGATCCGGCGGCTGCTCGCGGACCGGCTGCCCAAGCAGGTCCGGGGCTGGCCCACGCACTTCGTCGCCGCCGACGATCCGCTCGACGCGGTCGGGCACATGGCCGTGACCGACGGGCCCGTCGACCACCGCGTCCTCCCGCACGACATCGGCGCCTGGCTGACCAGGGAGGCGGGCTTCGACGCCACCGCCCGCGAACCGGCCGTCCGGGACTGGCTCGCGATGCCGCAGCAGCGGCTGGCCGGGATCACGGCCGGGGCGGTGTTCCACGACGGACCCGGCCTCCTCGCCACCGCCCGCCGCAGGCTGGCCCGCTACCCCGAACAGGTCTGGCGCTACGTCCTGGCCTGCCAGTGGCAGCGCGTCTCCCAGGAGGAGGCCTTCGTCGGGCGCTGCGCCGAGGCGGGTGATGCCCTCGGCTCCGCCGTCGTCGCCGCCCGGCTGGTCCGCGACCTCATGCGGCTGAGCCTCCTGCTGGAGCGCCGCTATGTCCCGTACGGCAAGTGGCTGGGCAGCGCCTTCGCCCGGCTGGACGCGGCCGACGCGCTGGCGCCCTCGTTGCGGGGTGCGCTGGCCGCGACGGACCACCCCACGCGGGAGCGCCATCTGTGCGCGGCGTACGAGGCGTTGGCGGTCCGGCAGAACGAGACGGGGCTCGTCGACCCGGTGGACCCGGCGCCCCGCCCGTACCACGGCCGCCCGTTCCTGGTCCTGCACGCGGAACGCCTCGCCCGCCTGCTGGCCGCCTCGATCACCGACCCGGACCTGCGCGGCCTGCCGCTGACCGGGGTCGTCGACCAGTGGGCGGACAGCACGGATCTGCTGATGGGGGGCGGCGGGGAGGTGCTGCGGGCGGCGAGCGCGGCGGTGGCGGTGCGGTGA
- a CDS encoding MarR family winged helix-turn-helix transcriptional regulator: MTAMAPTRTAPDLSYLLDHTSHVLRTQMSAALAEIGLTARMHCVLVHALEEERTQIQLAEIGDMDKTTMVVTVDALESAGLAERRPSSRDRRARIIAVTEKGAALAARSQEIVDRVHTDALGSLSRTDRETLTRALNQLVSEHLATPAENPRPVRRARQSQK, translated from the coding sequence ATGACGGCCATGGCACCCACCCGCACCGCACCCGACCTCTCCTACCTGCTGGACCACACCAGTCACGTCCTGCGGACCCAGATGTCGGCGGCGCTCGCCGAGATCGGACTCACCGCACGGATGCACTGCGTCCTGGTCCACGCCCTGGAGGAGGAGCGCACCCAGATCCAGCTCGCCGAGATCGGCGACATGGACAAGACCACGATGGTGGTGACGGTGGACGCCCTGGAGAGCGCCGGGCTCGCCGAGCGCCGCCCCTCCAGCCGGGACCGCCGGGCCCGGATCATCGCCGTCACCGAGAAGGGTGCCGCGCTGGCCGCGCGGAGCCAGGAGATCGTGGACCGGGTGCACACGGACGCGCTGGGCAGCCTCTCGCGCACGGACCGGGAGACGCTCACGCGTGCGCTGAACCAGCTGGTGAGCGAGCATCTGGCCACCCCCGCCGAGAACCCGCGCCCGGTCCGCCGGGCCCGCCAGAGCCAGAAGTAG